From the Chryseobacterium sp. G0201 genome, the window AAAATACGTAGGTTTTCAATTTTGAACCTTCTTCCAAGAACTTTTCAGCATGTTTTCTTTTAAACTCATAATCATGGTCATCAGTCTGAGGTCCGAAACGGATCTCTTTTACTACCACTTTTACTTGCTTAGCCTTAAGTTCTTTTTGTTTTTTCTTTTGCTCATATAAGAATTTTTTGTATTCTAATATTCTTGCAATAAACGGTTCTGCCTTATCGGAAATCACCACAAGATCCAATTCTTGCTCTGCAGCAAATTGTCTTGCTTTATCAATTGGATAAATTCCCGGCTCTACGTTATCGCCCACCAAACGAAGCTCTCTCACACGAATTTTATCGTTGATCAAGTGTAAGTCCTCTTGTACAGGACGTCTTTGTGGGCCCCTGTTGTTAAATCTTTGTGCTATTGTATTAAATTTTATTGGTTAACTTTCTATTTAGCAATAATTATATTGCCGCTTCTTTTTTAAAATAATTGACGAAATCTTCCATTTTCATCACTCCAAGATCTCCTTCTCCACGTCTTCTCACAGAAA encodes:
- the infC gene encoding translation initiation factor IF-3, translating into MINDKIRVRELRLVGDNVEPGIYPIDKARQFAAEQELDLVVISDKAEPFIARILEYKKFLYEQKKKQKELKAKQVKVVVKEIRFGPQTDDHDYEFKRKHAEKFLEEGSKLKTYVFFKGRSIIFKDQGEILLLKLAQELEHVGKVDQLPKLEGKRMIMMMSPKKPAK